The sequence GATTAACTATGACCGGTGGTACTTTTGATGGCCAAGGACAACAATCATGGAGAACTAAAAATTGTAATAACGATAAAGCGGCTTGCACAAAGCCAGTCGTAAGTTTCGATTAATAAAGTTAATAGGTTTTCCTGTTCGAGTTTCCAGTATTTTTTACTCTGATATGCGCGGCCTGTCCGGAAAGGTCCGTGACCGTTTCCAAACACTGCCACTGCAACCGATGTACGATCTCTTTTAAGCCTAACAACATGTCATACAAATAAGCCCGCAGAGTTCCTTAGTACTCTAAAATAGTTGGTGATCGAGGGAGGTTCCCATAAGCCCAATAACATGTTATACATATAAGCCCATTGAGTTCTTTaatactctaaaaccaattggtgattggTGATAGAGGTAGGTtcttatataagcttataagcattCTTTCAATAGCTTAGTAGTACCCCAGGTACCTTAGAAGCCGGGACCCGCCATGTGGAAGCTTGATTCATAAAATGGCACAGGTTCGATCCCCACTTGCGACAAGAATTCACAACTCTTGTTGCCAGTGGGATGATAGTTGCTCCTGTCATGTGTGGGGGCCCGGTAATTTTCCGGCATCCTATTCTTTCGGGATGGGTATGGTGGGTTTACAAAGGAAACAAGGGGTCGAGGTGTCCCGATACACCTTTTGATCCAAACCCTGCCATTGCAACTGATTAATCGATTCAGTAATATTCTAATAATAATTTTAGAGATAACAACACTTGTACACTTGTTATTTCAGAATTTGAGATTGCGTCACGTTAGTCACTCATTGATCAAAGATGTGACGTCTATTCATAGTAAACGTTTCCACATCGCTATGATGGGTTGTGACAACACGACACTGGACCACATCACCATCAATGCTCCGGGAGACAGTGTCAACACTGATGGAGTTCACACATCCAAATTAAACGGGCTTAAAATCCTAAACTCGGATATAAAAACGGGCGATGATTGCATTTCTTTTGGGGAGGGAAGCAAGAACATCCACGTGGAAAAAGTGACGTGTGGACCAGGACATGGCTTTAGTATTGGAAGTTTAGGTAATTCCCCAAATGAAGAACCTGTACAAGGAATTTGGGTCAAGAACTGCACCCTAGCTCGCACCGATAACGGAGTCAGGATCAAGACTTGGCCTGGTGGTTACCCGGGAACTGTTAGCGACGTGCATTTTGAAGATATTGTTGTCGACAAAGTAGCAAATCCGATTATTATCGATCAAAATTATTGCCCTTTTCGTTCTTGTGTGCAGGTATCAAACGTTACAGATTAAGCACTTACGTTATTATTCTTTAACATGATCAATAATGTGTGCAAACATCACTAGCGTATATCTTGAGATGCTCTGGTAAACGGGTCCGAAACAGTTACGGGATAATCCAATTAAGCCGTATGCACCTGAATAAAAGTAGTTTATTTTCTCGTGTAACTCAAACAGAGAAAAACCTTATCTGTTTACCATTGTCAGACAAGTGGTCCGTCAAAAGTGAAGATATCGGATGTGAGCTTTAGGAATATCAAAGGAACATCAACAACACAAATTTCGTTGAAACTTAATTGTAGCGCAGAGGCACCCTGCATCAATGTTGAGTTGGATAATGTCAACTTGGTTCACACGCGGGGACCACCTGCTAAATCTCGATGTTTTAATATCAAGCCTAAAATCGTTGGTCAAGTTGTCCCACCAGCTTGTTCAGCCTGATGATCGATGAACATAATCTGGGTACATGGCAAATTAACATGAATACGATCCATATTTTTAATGTTGAATATTGTACATAATAACTACATATACACCATATTTTTAATGttgaatacatatacatatatttatgcgcAGTACGTAGTCAACTGATTTTATCAGAAAGCATCACATTATTATCCGAAGGACCTGGACCTTATTAAGTTCATTGATGGATGAATTTAATCATGTTCTAGATTTATTGCTTAAACTAACTTTGTTCCAGAGTTCTATTTTGAAGAGAAAGGAAAAGAAACTGGAAGAATATAATCTTTTTTGGTGTTCCTTTGTTTTGActcgaaagaaaagaaaaaaagtggATTGGTGATTTTAGCCTAGTTTTCCTTTCAACTCTTCCTTCTAAATTGAAGGGATCACATTTCCTTCCCTTTCACTTAGTTCCATTTCAATCCATTACTTTTAATGAAAAACTCAGGAACAAAACTAAAAGATATTCATTGTAACAGCAAAATTTGCAGATTGTTAAAGGAGCAGacgcttgtaattacatataattctTTTTGAAAAAACCAGTTACATATAAATCTTTTCAAATATTGCATATCATGAGATGCTAAAAATAACTAACTTCTACTAAGAAGAATTATTTTTTTTCATCTTACATGTCTATCGTTCAAGGGATGTTCTTCTGAATTACTTCAACAGTTCATATCATGAGTTATTTTATCAGTATTACATGATTATATATacgtataaaataaaaataaattttaataaaatattGTTCCTGCCCGGGATCGAACCGGAGACCTTTTGCGTGTAAAGCAAACGTGATAACCACTACACCACAGAAACCATGTTTTGCTATGCTTAATgttttcgacttcaaaacccataTTCGACTGTGGATAAAGAGTAGGCTTAGTTTTCTGATATctattcatttttttatttttatttatatatataccataATAATAACTCTATGATTTCAACCTTTTTACCCAGTTATTCCTTttaattttcttttgttgtcataaGCATctctcattatttatttatttatttatttattttttttgaaatGCAACAATTTTATAAACTCAAGATGATGGGCCATCAAGGAGACCCAACCCATTACATTACAGACTCGGGATATGAAATATAACAGACGCGAAGCCCACTCGAACCAGATTATGGACTTGTAGGCATTATACTGACTAAAGACTCACACCATAGTTAAGTTAGTAAGAGTGCAACTAAACTCAAATGATTAAACTAAGCATGACCATGGATCTGAGATCCAATCTAACCAATCAATCCTTCTGTTCTTGATACGGTTTGAGATTCACTCGTATGATTTGAGTTGAATTTTCATCAATGCCGTCGGACCATTTCAACACGTGTTTTGCAAAAGGACACGACCTTTTATTGCTGAAATTCATTTAATAAAATCATGGCCCGAAAACTTAAATGTTGGGCTGAAATTTTTAAATCCACCAGCAACGAAGTGGGCTTCCTATACTATTATAATTTATTACGGCCCCAATTTGTTTCATTTCCCGCTTTCTCATTAAACAATTGCCCCCAATTTTTTTTTTGCCTCCGTTCGCCGGCCGATAATTCTCCGCCATGGATATCGAAACGGCGTCGCTTCACAGAAAACAATCGCTCTATCACTCCATGGTAACTTTGACTTTCTCAGTTACAAAGTTTCAGTTGCTAAGTATCTTAATTATTACTGTATTTATTTACACATTTATGTACTTAAAACTTATACCGTGTGTGTATTTTGATTTTGAATAAACAGGATGAAATATTTGAGATTCAGAAAGAGATGTATAAAGGTCAACAATATAGTCAAATATATTATATTAGGTTACATTTAATCAGAACTCTGATTCACTCTCTTCTTCCTAATTGGAAACCTCATTTACCAGGTAGATCTTTTCATTTACACATATATTGACCTTTTGTGTAATTAGTGATGTTGAATTGAATTGCATTTTGTGATTTGGTTGTAATAAAAGTTGATTGCTTGTTAAATTATGAAATTTTATTTGTGATGTTAGTGTTCTAGGGTttgaggttttatatatatatttaaactgtgtcgatatattaatgatgattatgattatttgATGGATGTATCATGTACACGTAAATGATATTTGTGTCTAGTTAAATTAGTTTAGGATGATCAAATCATGTGTACTGACTTTCAATTTAACGTGTCATATTTATGATGTATTAGTGTATTATTTCTAAATCAAATTGAAATATATGTTCTGTATAAAGTGAAGTTTAATTGATTTGGATGCTTCATGTAGAGATTTTGTTTATTGAGGTGTTACTTGAATgatcaatgttttttttttttttttaatgttaaaGTCAGATTTTGCTAGTCATTGTCGATGATTTGTTGTTTTTGACATATATTTACGGATTGATGGTCTATGCAACTTTTGGTTGTCACAAATCAGCATATTTTCTTTTCTGTGCTGCATATGTATTCATCTACAATAACCCCCTTGCACTTATTTTATATCATAGATAATTTAACGTTATGTGTTTAAATGTACATGTACCAAGTTAGCTTGCAGCTTTATGATTGCAACGTTCTTCTTCAAATAATCCATTCTTAAGGTATACCTTTTTCTATTAGTATTCTTATCATTTTGTACGTTTGTTATGATGTAGTATGTACGGTTTTGGGACTAGAGGAAGGTAAACAGTGCATTATTGTTGGGACACTCTATAAACATATGAAGCTCAAACCTACCATCCTCAGTGAGTATTCAAAAGAGGTATAAGTTTTCATAGTATCTAATGCTTATATTCAGTTTCTTTGGATCATAATCATAAAATTCGTTTTGTTCTATGTACACAGAGGTCTGCGACTCCACTTGTAATCCCTGATAATTTCGTGCACCCAGATGATAATTTGGTTCTTGAAGATGAGAGTGGAAGAGTAAATCTAAAAGGCGACGTATTATCTCCGTCTGTATATGTAACAGGTTCTT comes from Rutidosis leptorrhynchoides isolate AG116_Rl617_1_P2 chromosome 4, CSIRO_AGI_Rlap_v1, whole genome shotgun sequence and encodes:
- the LOC139840302 gene encoding polygalacturonase-like isoform X2 encodes the protein MNAWNEACGGAPPNTLLFPPGTYMAFPHIKLTGPCKGPIEIKATGATIKAPSDLTLFKKDTWIYISFVDGLTMTGGTFDGQGQQSWRTKNCNNDKAACTKPVNLRLRHVSHSLIKDVTSIHSKRFHIAMMGCDNTTLDHITINAPGDSVNTDGVHTSKLNGLKILNSDIKTGDDCISFGEGSKNIHVEKVTCGPGHGFSIGSLGNSPNEEPVQGIWVKNCTLARTDNGVRIKTWPGGYPGTVSDVHFEDIVVDKVANPIIIDQNYCPFRSCVQTSGPSKVKISDVSFRNIKGTSTTQISLKLNCSAEAPCINVELDNVNLVHTRGPPAKSRCFNIKPKIVGQVVPPACSA
- the LOC139840302 gene encoding exopolygalacturonase-like isoform X1, encoding MGIIIKLIQSALCCLFLLSLAVKNHAAVIDVKTKGAKGDGVTDDGPVIMNAWNEACGGAPPNTLLFPPGTYMAFPHIKLTGPCKGPIEIKATGATIKAPSDLTLFKKDTWIYISFVDGLTMTGGTFDGQGQQSWRTKNCNNDKAACTKPVNLRLRHVSHSLIKDVTSIHSKRFHIAMMGCDNTTLDHITINAPGDSVNTDGVHTSKLNGLKILNSDIKTGDDCISFGEGSKNIHVEKVTCGPGHGFSIGSLGNSPNEEPVQGIWVKNCTLARTDNGVRIKTWPGGYPGTVSDVHFEDIVVDKVANPIIIDQNYCPFRSCVQTSGPSKVKISDVSFRNIKGTSTTQISLKLNCSAEAPCINVELDNVNLVHTRGPPAKSRCFNIKPKIVGQVVPPACSA